A region of Maridesulfovibrio sp. DNA encodes the following proteins:
- a CDS encoding efflux RND transporter permease subunit: MNITELFIKRPVMTSLVVIGMVFFGIVGYLRLPVSYLPAVEFPTLQVTASLPGASPSTMASSVATPLEKEFTSTPGLRSMSSVNSQGQTQITLQFDLDRDIDGAASDTQAAISRASGDLPSDLPQQPYYEKVNPADDPVLYMAIWSDSMPLYKVNEYTTTFLTDSISMVNGVSKVQVYGESKLAVRVRVNPEKLAARGINIDDIREAIATQNVKEPVGTLDNKEQSVTVEATGQLENAEEFMPMIFESSDGRTVRLSDVGEVINSVKSDKSGSWVDGKRGIIIAIQKQPGSNTIEVCKTIQEMLPTIRDQIPAGIQMKVLYDRSVPIEDAVNDVQETLLLAIFFVICVIFFFLKNFSATIIASIAVPVSIVFTFAIMYVLDYSLDTLSLLALTLSVGFVVDDAVVMIENIVRHLEMGKKPYQAALDGAKQITFTIISMTLSLAVVFIPLMYMSGIIGRILHEFAMTITVAILASGVVSLTMTPMLASRILKPGSKLSESDPIFDFLLRMYDRSLHFVMRHRAWTMVAAGLILLATIHFFMVIPKGFLPTDDMSYCQGFAQAKQGISYNAMKDHVKKLEPILMADPNIRSVITVAGAPILNQGYVFPMLVPPGDRKMTADEVARSLMYKLNNEPGIMVWIQNPPMIRLSAKSTKNLYQYTVQAPDQQELFSIAPKFGMQLRQIPFLTGLTSDLLDQNPELWVKIDRDKASYYGVTAHDIENTLNSAYSERKVSTIYGDTDQYWVILQVLPFNQRDPRDLMKLHVANKNGDLIRLDAIASFEEKPGPMQVNHTGMLPSVTYSFNIAPGYSLSDATSAINKLALDSLPDTVVSNFEGTADEFQKSMSSVYFLLGIAVFIIFMILGILYESYIHPITIISGLPSAAIGGLLTLTLFGKDLDLFGIVGVIMLIGIVKKNAIMVVDFALEAEEKENLSPAEAAMKGSLERFRPIMMTTIAAIAGAMPIALGLGAGAQARQPMGLAIVGGLILSQVVTLYLTPVFYTYMDSYQKWTYERGRAKRELLGIPHSKEE; encoded by the coding sequence ATGAATATCACCGAACTGTTCATTAAACGTCCGGTCATGACCTCGCTGGTGGTCATCGGCATGGTCTTTTTCGGAATCGTCGGCTACTTACGGCTTCCGGTGAGTTATCTTCCGGCAGTTGAATTCCCGACTCTGCAGGTAACTGCATCTCTGCCCGGAGCCAGCCCCTCAACCATGGCTTCTTCTGTGGCAACCCCGCTGGAAAAGGAATTCACTTCCACACCGGGATTGCGCTCCATGAGTTCTGTAAACTCACAGGGACAGACCCAAATCACCCTTCAGTTCGATCTTGACCGCGACATTGACGGTGCGGCCTCTGATACACAGGCAGCTATTTCACGGGCCAGCGGCGATCTTCCAAGCGATCTGCCGCAGCAACCCTACTACGAAAAGGTCAACCCGGCAGACGATCCAGTGCTTTATATGGCAATATGGTCCGACTCCATGCCGCTCTATAAGGTCAACGAATACACCACCACCTTCCTGACCGACTCCATATCAATGGTGAACGGCGTATCAAAGGTGCAGGTCTACGGGGAATCCAAGCTGGCGGTACGGGTACGGGTCAACCCTGAAAAACTGGCGGCACGCGGCATCAACATTGACGATATCCGCGAAGCCATTGCCACCCAGAACGTCAAAGAGCCTGTGGGCACTCTGGACAACAAAGAACAGTCCGTTACTGTTGAGGCCACCGGACAATTGGAAAATGCCGAAGAATTCATGCCTATGATCTTTGAGTCTTCCGACGGCAGGACTGTACGCCTCTCCGATGTGGGCGAAGTCATCAACTCCGTCAAGTCCGATAAATCCGGATCATGGGTTGACGGCAAACGGGGTATCATCATCGCTATCCAGAAACAACCCGGTTCCAACACTATCGAGGTCTGCAAGACCATTCAGGAAATGCTGCCCACCATCCGTGACCAGATTCCGGCCGGGATTCAGATGAAGGTCCTTTATGACCGTTCCGTCCCCATTGAAGATGCTGTAAATGATGTGCAGGAAACCCTGCTGCTCGCGATATTCTTTGTTATCTGCGTCATCTTCTTTTTCCTGAAAAACTTCTCTGCCACTATCATCGCTTCAATCGCGGTCCCGGTTTCAATCGTCTTCACTTTTGCCATCATGTATGTGCTGGACTATTCGCTGGACACCCTTTCCCTGCTGGCCCTGACCCTGTCCGTCGGGTTTGTGGTCGATGATGCAGTGGTCATGATCGAAAATATCGTCCGCCATCTGGAAATGGGCAAAAAGCCTTATCAGGCCGCACTGGACGGGGCTAAGCAGATAACCTTCACCATCATTTCAATGACCCTCTCGCTGGCGGTGGTTTTCATCCCGCTCATGTACATGTCGGGAATCATCGGGCGCATCCTGCATGAATTTGCCATGACCATCACTGTGGCGATTCTGGCCTCAGGGGTGGTTTCGCTGACCATGACCCCCATGCTGGCCAGCCGCATCCTCAAGCCGGGAAGCAAACTTTCCGAATCCGACCCCATTTTCGATTTTCTGCTGCGCATGTATGACCGCTCCCTGCATTTTGTCATGCGCCACAGGGCATGGACCATGGTTGCTGCCGGGCTGATTCTGCTGGCGACCATTCATTTTTTCATGGTCATTCCCAAAGGTTTCCTGCCGACAGATGATATGAGTTATTGTCAGGGTTTCGCGCAGGCCAAGCAGGGGATCTCCTACAATGCCATGAAAGATCACGTGAAAAAGCTGGAACCGATCCTCATGGCCGATCCGAATATTCGCAGTGTTATCACTGTTGCCGGAGCACCGATTCTGAACCAGGGTTATGTATTTCCCATGCTCGTGCCTCCCGGAGACCGCAAAATGACTGCGGATGAAGTTGCCCGCAGCCTCATGTACAAACTTAATAACGAGCCGGGCATTATGGTCTGGATTCAAAACCCGCCCATGATCAGGCTAAGTGCCAAATCCACCAAGAACCTTTACCAGTACACGGTTCAGGCCCCGGACCAGCAGGAATTGTTTTCTATTGCGCCAAAATTCGGAATGCAGTTACGCCAGATTCCGTTCCTGACCGGACTGACCTCTGACCTGCTTGACCAGAATCCTGAACTGTGGGTGAAAATCGATCGGGACAAAGCCTCTTACTACGGAGTTACCGCCCATGATATCGAGAACACCCTCAACTCCGCATACTCGGAGCGCAAGGTCTCGACAATCTACGGTGATACAGACCAGTACTGGGTTATCCTGCAAGTGCTGCCCTTCAACCAACGCGATCCCCGCGACCTGATGAAACTGCACGTTGCCAACAAGAACGGAGATCTGATCAGACTGGACGCCATTGCCAGCTTTGAAGAAAAACCCGGTCCCATGCAGGTCAACCATACCGGAATGCTGCCTTCGGTAACATACTCTTTCAACATTGCACCCGGCTACTCCCTTAGTGATGCGACCTCGGCCATCAACAAACTGGCTCTAGACTCTTTACCGGACACAGTGGTTTCCAATTTCGAAGGAACAGCTGACGAATTCCAGAAATCCATGTCCAGTGTCTATTTCCTGCTGGGCATAGCGGTTTTCATCATCTTTATGATTCTGGGTATTCTTTATGAAAGCTATATCCATCCCATAACCATTATTTCCGGGCTGCCATCGGCTGCTATCGGCGGACTGTTGACATTAACCCTTTTCGGCAAAGACCTTGACCTGTTCGGCATCGTCGGAGTCATAATGCTCATCGGTATTGTCAAAAAGAACGCCATTATGGTAGTGGACTTCGCCCTTGAAGCAGAGGAAAAGGAAAACCTATCTCCGGCGGAAGCGGCCATGAAAGGTTCGCTGGAAAGATTCCGTCCGATCATGATGACCACCATCGCGGCCATTGCCGGGGCCATGCCCATCGCGCTGGGACTCGGGGCCGGAGCACAGGCCCGCCAGCCCATGGGCCTTGCCATTGTTGGAGGTCTTATCCTCTCTCAGGTAGTTACACTGTACCTGACTCCGGTATTCTACACCTACATGGACTCGTACCAGAAATGGACTTATGAACGGGGACGGGCAAAACGCGAACTGCTCGGAATCCCACACAGTAAGGAAGAATAA
- a CDS encoding STAS domain-containing protein yields the protein MRQNSDTSQTLDAAVNQALEARFDFLERQKGEFTIFAPKGRISNATVKLFKDKIYDAARYNGCKIIINLRYTVLIDSVGLGVLINSHKTADKNGGMVVFTDVPERIMNNLKMLYVDRYLHFAPNMKQAAKMMSW from the coding sequence GTGAGACAAAATTCTGACACTTCTCAAACTCTTGATGCGGCAGTTAATCAGGCACTTGAAGCAAGATTTGATTTTCTTGAGCGGCAGAAGGGGGAATTTACTATTTTTGCACCCAAAGGACGCATCAGCAACGCAACTGTAAAGTTGTTTAAGGATAAAATTTATGATGCTGCCAGATATAATGGCTGTAAAATCATAATTAATCTCAGGTATACCGTCCTGATAGACAGTGTCGGACTCGGTGTTTTAATCAATTCCCACAAAACAGCTGACAAGAATGGCGGAATGGTTGTTTTTACCGATGTTCCTGAAAGAATTATGAATAATCTTAAGATGTTGTACGTGGACCGCTATCTTCATTTTGCGCCGAATATGAAGCAGGCGGCAAAAATGATGTCTTGGTAA
- a CDS encoding STAS domain-containing protein → MFDFIEEERDECVLLYPKGHFNHSTVPLIRDRLYEHCNEYGCRIVMCMKDVDLIDSAGLGVMVHAHKFCDKYGGMIVYSDFNDMIIKNMMMLTMDRYLNFSPTVDSALERFDW, encoded by the coding sequence ATGTTTGATTTTATAGAAGAAGAACGGGATGAATGTGTTCTTTTGTACCCTAAGGGTCATTTTAACCATTCTACGGTTCCTTTGATTCGTGATCGGCTCTACGAGCATTGCAATGAGTACGGTTGCAGGATTGTCATGTGCATGAAGGACGTGGATTTAATTGACAGTGCCGGACTCGGGGTTATGGTTCATGCCCATAAGTTTTGTGATAAGTACGGGGGGATGATTGTTTATAGTGATTTCAATGACATGATCATTAAAAACATGATGATGCTGACCATGGATCGTTATCTTAATTTCAGCCCGACAGTTGATTCTGCTTTGGAAAGATTTGACTGGTAG